The genomic segment ataaatatttttattaataatttctgAATGAACCATACTTCCTTCATATACATTTCTGTCTAAAGTTTTGTTTATAATTCTTACGTAAAGtaatttttctcttttataaatataatcatcaacattaatatattttagagCATCTACATCTTTACAACCGTAATATTGATCTTTAAATTGTTTAaatttttcaatataatcttttttttttttagctatatttttataactactactattatcattacttttattaacattactattaatatcattactattatcatgattattataatttttttcgttggactgaatatttttttcctttgcATATATTTcttgatttattaaatttttatttatatttccctTTGCTACATTTTGATGGATTAAATCATCCATATTGgtgaaatatttattaaattcatgTGTTAtgactttattttttaaataatcaaaatttCTAAGTATATTACgtgtattaataatattgtgTGATTTAATTTTAACTCTTATACTagcatttttattttcaaaaattttAACAATAATGTTATTTCCATTATTACAATAATCTGTTACTTCAgctttaaaataattattttcaaatAAATTTTCTTGTAGTATGGTATGTTGTATATCTTCTAATTTTtggtttaatatattttctggATATTTATAAAGAGACAGGAAAACATATtccaattttttatttacatctATAATGTATGCACTTAACCTTTtggaattattatatataagttcattatttatatttttactttttttttgatcatcatatttttcattgaactttttattataatatgtatcaatatttttatgtaattgTTCAGAgagatttaatttttcatcatatagAAGATAACCTTTAATACaatcatttattaaaacaatataatatttatttcttacattctttaaaattttaataaaaatttttttttccatactTTTTAGTTCGTTCAGTTTATCAAAAATTTTATCTTTCCTTTTACtaatttcattataatataattctcctaatatttcatcatttttttcgtTAACTTCTTTTATGAGAACAACACAAGGGTTGGTTTGCTTTTTATAATGATCTTGAATATCTTTACGATTATCTTTTACATCTTTACAATTTTCATGtgatattttattgtatagtacatcatttattaaatttcgATCATACAAATAATCATAAAGTAATTTATTCTCgagtaaataattattttccttttttataacaacatttctatctttatcttttaattttacatatatatcattatctttaatatcataaatatatccTAGTTTAATTTGCCCCACgtgaatattatttatatgttcatttaatttattactcCGATTCGATATTTTACTCTTACTTCTAAAGTTTGATGCAAAGGCCTTTCCCCCCCCCTCTTTCTTATGTATAAGAAATGCTTTtgatattttcttatttttataaataccaTAACATTGgaagaaacaaaaaacaggaaataaaaaaaaaaagaaggaaaagAAAGGGGCTTGGactattttcattatatttcaaTCATATTGTCACAagtcatatttattaaacaaaatgaaaaggatCTTAAAATggtaatataaaacaattatatctttacaatatgtaataatatatatatgtatatattatatatatgtatatgcatatgaatgatttatttattttttcattaattatccaaatgatatatcattatataatgatcatgatttttttttttttttttttttttttttttttaagcttTACATATGACATAAATTTAATACACacacaaagaaaaaaaaaaaaaaaaaaaaaaaaagaaaaaatatatatatatatatatatatatattgttaatacaaaatgaaaaataatatgattgaatattttttctttgaaaaaaaaaaaaaaaaatatatatatataatattttaagtctttataatatatattatatatatatatatatatattatatttttataaacccaaatataataataaatatattgatataattaacctaatattatattatatatatatatatatatatttaagtgagaagatttttatataaagatatattcttattaatattttttataaggttatcatatttttatactttttttatttttcaatagaaattgtattattaatccaaacatatacatacaagTTTAATATTTGAAAGTCTACATCATCATAAGAaggttttccttttttttttttttttttttttaattatttatttatccttACATTTTTGTAACACATGAAAACGTATTAAATACAATGtgatatttaatttattaggatatataatatatattatttacttgTGTATCTTATTTATTCAATCATATTCACTGAGTTacataaaaaaggaaaatgcaaggtttaaattatatgatttaCATATGAacgtaaaaataaaatggaaacgttaaaagaacaaatcacatattttacaaatatcataatgtattaattaaaataaatctGTATGTTTGAAAATAAGAGaaagaacaaataaaaataaaggaatacctatattatgttcatataaaaaaatatatatatatatatatatatatatatatatattatgtaatggATGACACActttattttactttttttttttcctttaaattaaaagatttaATATACAGAActtataatacataataacaatagaatatatattttcttttttatgttattaataatctatttaaaaaagaaatattcaaaaatattaatgttaaataataaaaatatatatatatatatatatattatatatgtatataataacaaattaaaaaaaaagaaaaaaaaaaaaaaaaaaatccatatataatatatgtatatataaatatatttgtacatataatatgtattatatattacttatatctagtatacaaaataatacacttaatttttttattttttattttttattttttatttttatatatgaaatataaaaaaaaatatcgcatattttgaaattattacttaagaaaaaaaaaaaaaaataataaataaaaaataaaaaaataaaggaaacAAAAATTTAACAATTgggttaaaaaaaagaaataaaagaaatataaatgtaaatataaatgtaaatataaatgtaaaagttatatgtatatataaacaattctattttttttataataaagggaagatatatttaaaaataaattgtttaaaaaattaataaaaagaattaaaaaaattgcaaatatatatatatatatgtacaaatcattattactttattttgtttatgtgAAGTTAAAATAAAGTGACCTTTGTGAGTTTTAATTATTGCATACATACATagcatttatatatatatatatatatatataatatttatttatttatattattttaaaatatatattttgttgttATGGATACGTTGATTGGTTTAAGAGGAAACAATTTCGTAGTCCTGGCTGCTGATACATATAGCATAAATtcaataattaaattaaaaaatgatgacaacacaaaattttatgatatacaTGGAAATAAATGTTTATTACTAGGAGGTTCGATAGGAGACAGATTACAATTTGGAGAATTCATTCGTAAAAATGTGCACTTGTATCAGTATCAAAATAATACAGATATGTTTGTTAAAAGTTTTGCTTTTTTTACAAGAAAAAATTTGGCTTACTACTTGAGAAGAAACCCTTTTGAAGTTAATTGTCTGATAGCTGGATATGataaggtaaaaaaaaaaaaaaaattgataaatatatatatatatatatatatatgtatatatgtatgtatgtatttatttatttatttatatttatatatattaatgttcatataaaaaaatttacatattttatatatatatatataactttttaAAGAAGGATGGATATCAACTATACTGGTGTGATTATTTAAGTAATATGGATTCTGTTAATAAAGGTGCTCATGGATACGGAGCCTATTTAGTGAGCGCAATATTagataaatattatcatgAAAATCTAACAGTTGATGAGGCCTTAGATATATTCAAATTATGTTTTGAAGAATTGAAAAAAAGGTTTCTATTAACTCAAATTAACTACGAACTAAGAATAATGTACGATAATAAAGTAGAGACACAATATGTAAccgtataataaataataaggtTACAACAAACACACAAAGgaatatacacacatatatatatatatatatatatatgtatatatattactatagtatttttttttccattttaccttttaatattatctttctttctttttttttttttttttttttttttttacgtatatctttttatttttgttactATTAAACATTAACATGATACAtgtcataaaataaaactttttttaaaaacacacatatatatttatatatatgtgttgatcttgtaaatatataattttatatatatgtgaaaatCTCATATTGTTTCTTTCCTTTTGTTAttgattaatattaatttatatgttgCAAAGTATGATAAATGTTAATATCTATATGTTgttataagaaaataataataataataataataataaataatgatatctAATTATATGCTCTCTATGTTAaagaaagaataaaaaaaaaaaaaaaaaaaaaaaaatcaaaatgtgctaaatggatatataaaagtcttttatgaataaaataaaaatagtcggattttttatataaataaaataaataagaatatataatatgaagtTAAAAAAtgtgaagaaaaaataggaaataataaaaaataattttcttgGTTTTTTTCTTGGACATATCAAAGAATATACTAGAACGGAAAAATGAATATCtatctatataatatatatatatatatatatatatatatgtctatATATGTAGATGAATATTATTCGATGTATTGGTAAACATTCATGttcttataaatatgatgaaatatatttatttctttatattgtatgtgaatatataaatatgtatataataatatattgtatataaataagataTTTTACTtctatatttgtatatttataaagtaAATAATTATGTGTTCATGTGTTATCTGTATAGCTGAATATttgtattcatatatttatatacacataaggGAATCCTCAAATGTGTAATCTTGTACacattaaaagaaaaaaaaaaaaaaaaaaaaaaaccatcAAGTATAAAGAGAACTATTTGTAGGAATTcgtttttatgtatatatatatatatatatatatatttttttttttttttttttttttttttttttttttttccccttaTACATTAGTTAATATTCtatcttttttttgatgATTCTTTTTGGTTTCTTTCCGATTGTTGTTCTCTATTCCTTCTTTCACGTTGTCTTTCTATTTCTTTATTCAGTTTCATTCGTTCGTAAGCACAAATGGTATACATGATGAGAGGGgatatacacataaatacCTTTATGTAATATGCCACGTCCTCTCTACCTCCATAATATTGAACAACACGTCTAGTGATAAATGGACTGCTCGCGAGAAGAAGGAAAAGGATAATATAGAAATTTGTCATCATACCACAATCCATCTTATTTCTTAAATATGTAATTaaatggaaaatataaaatataaaatataaaaatataaataaataaataaatatatatatatatatatatatttcaggTATGGTAAATATAAGTTCAAATATCAaattatggaaaaaaaaaaaaaaaatacatatatttctaATCTCAATATATTCCAGTCTTAATATttctaaaattatatatttttattttattctgctttaatgaaaaaatttatcaaatataaatatgtaaatatataaatatatatatatatatatataatatatttatatgtgtaaggccaaaaaaaaaaaaaagaaaaatttaatattaagaataattgaacatgaaatataattttctaatataatgaataatcctttgaaaatgtttttatttttgtatataattttattttttcaatttgaatttttatttatttatatcttattatatatatatatatatatatatatatatattttatatatgtgtgctaattatattttatataaatatatttttatttatttatatgtgtatataaaaataacatcgctttttttcttcttgtttttttattttttttttatttttaatttcaaataattatattccaattaataaaaagaaatgcttataaaattattgatttattatatatatatatatatatatatattttgtatatgtcAATTTACATTAAtttaatttccttttttaattattttttttccttttatagatcctatgttatataatttagCGTACAGGTTATAGGACGGATAACTTCAGTGTACGTCTTTttgtttgaaaaatatatgtattatattttataactaAATagttatttcattttatttttacatgctttcttgttttatttatttatttatttatttatttatttatttatttatttattattttttaaataataaaatataaaaatataatgaaatgattaaagaaatatatatatatataatatatatatgtgtatgtatgaAGTAGTTaggtatgtatttttttttatttttttttttttattaaaatacatttgtagatttttttttgtgtgaatgtagtttttattattcttataaaattattattaatatatgtattatataagtaaaaatacaaaaggtgctcaaacaatataatacataaattatatgttataataaatatatatatatatatatatatatatatatatatatatatggtattttttttttttaagaatattatatttatataatattatatgatgatGTTATATTTTGAAGAGCTACGTTTCTTCACATATTTTATGCATatgagaaagaaaaaaattatatataaaatatatataggtaaaataataacatatatacataatatattatacatacatatatatatatatatatgttcctttatatatataatttttttttttttttttttttttttttttttttttttttttttttgtgaatttttcttatatttaataaaaatatattaatatatatataatattttcttgttataaaaaaataaaaatcgtGGAGAAGGGTctcaaataatatttcatatttcatattttattttttttatttatttatttttttttttttttttttggtcgTTGTTTTATAATTGAAAAGGTagctattatttttattaaactataatttgagaaaaaaaaaaagaagaaatagaaaggatatattatataaaagaaaatccataatttaatatatataacaacataatgaataaataaataaataaataaataaatataaatatatatatatatatatatatatataatattatatatatataaagatgtatattttttaagttgaatttattatgtttataaattGATTTGGGATAATGATCTTTTGATGTGCTATATGAATgattgaataaataaaaataaatttatatatataaatatatatatatatatatatatatatttttttttttttatttatttttattttgaccCTGCtgctatattttatatttgtatagaATATGGAATTCTACGGAAGTAATTTTTTCCGACTGCGGCTAGCTTTAAGCCTAATAAGTGGTAAAGccataacaataaaaaatatccgaaagaaaagaaagagtataattaaaaatggaATGAATAATGAAATGGATATACAAGAAGAATTACGGAAGAACAAAGATggtgataattataataaatatggtcttaaagaatatgaagcaaaaatattaaaattaattgaTAAATTATGTGATAATACtactataaaaataaatgaagaaggAGATGAATTATATTTCGAACCCGGATATCTTATTGGTAATACAAATGAAGAAGATTCAAggaatatgtataatatgacATTTCATTGTGGTAAAGAAAGAAgtataacatattatttagaATTTTTGATTATGAtagttttgttttttaaaaatcctgttaatattttattaaaaggtATTACAGATGattatattgataataatgtttatacttgtaaaataatatgtgaacatttttttaaagaaattttaaaattaaatgaagattttttatatattaatatattaaaaagatcTACAAAACCTGAATGTTCAGGTGAAGTTCATTTCTTTATGagaaacattaaaaaaataaatcctTTTGATATAACTAATGTTGGAGTAGTTAACAAAATAAGTGGCTCAattttatcaaataatatatctttaatgtttagaaataaaataatgaattttgcaaaaaaacaattatatcattttacaccttatattaatattgatGTACAAAAGgaagatgataaaaaaaataaaaatataaattcccATTTTATCTCTTTTTCCTTATTTGCTCATACAAAATGTAATTGTATATATGCTGCAGATATATGTGTAgatgaattatttttaaagaaaCTCAAAGAAGGTATAAATCATCGGGATAAACATGAACATATGCAGGATAGCTCTAATATATTGGAAGATAAACAACATTATATGAACGGCAATTATCATACGAATGATGAAAACATAGTACCTTCTTATACACAAAAAGATCAacagaataatataataacaaaacatataaataataacttACACGATgttgatatatatgaacgTCTAGGATTCtttatatctttaaaaatgataaatcaGATTAAAGGATTATCATCAGTAGATACAAATTATCAATGGTTACCTTTACTATATATGGCTTTAGCTACTGACACGTCTGTTTCTAAGATTACATTAAGTATTATAAAACCATATTCTATTACACTCATTAGATTATTGCGTGATTTTTTCAATGTTGTttttaaaatagaaaaagtACAAAAGTCGCCAATTCATTATTCCTATCTCATTCAGTGTGTTGGAATAGgatatcaaaatattttcaaaaaaactttttaaaaaaattataaatatatatatatatatatatatatatatatatataaatgtatatatataattagggtgtatttcatttcatttcattttatttcattttattttattttatttcatttcattttattttattttatttcattttttttttttttttttgtcgcCATATTCACAACATTCTATATATCCATATCTTCTTTTTAATCATTtttgaaattaaaaatttttaattttccttttgaggaattacaaaaatataactatatgtaattatttggaaagtaaaaatatagaGGATTTAAAAGTAGAATCATCACGTGATACTTTCACAtttgaaaatatgaaaactCAAAAATGGTAGATAACcgtttaaatattaatgatataatatagtacatttaatataattttttatttttatttatatttatatttttatttttgcagggaacaaatattattttgctaaaaattaatatttgtatgatattaaaaaaaaatctaaGTTAATTAAAAGGTTATAGTATGTGTTTTACtatttaacaaaatatatctatatattaaatatatatattaataaatatatatattaatatatatatattaatatatatatattaatatatttatatatataataaaaaaaaaaaaatttttaattctataaaaaaaaatatgaaaaaatcaAAATCCAAAAAGTCTAAGAATTCgccatatacatataaagatataaatatttacttTTGTGTTCCTATtgaataatcaaaataaatcACTTATGTTGTATAGAGACACAATTCGTATAAcacttataaaaaattaaattaaaaagaaaaatatgtatatatcatatatatatataaatttccttttattaaatattaacaaatatacaaattatttaaaaataataaatatatatatatatataatatatatatatatatatttatttatttatattttgcatactgtaatataaaaaaaaaaaaaaaataataataaaataaaataaatcataaggagagtacataaataaaataatcaaacatatatatataatatgatgagaaattaattcaaaaataaaatatatataatatatatattatatgtgtataatatgaatcatctatttttttcattatatattataagatccatataataaaaatgaataaaaaatagtaattaaattattcataaaatacTTATTTCAAGAGAAAACAATTTTAAACTCTTTATATTtcacaaaaatataacacattacaataaaaaaaaaaaaaaatatatatatatatatatatatatatgtatatatatttatttattttttattataatatatttacaatttttaatgaaaattTCAAgtgt from the Plasmodium falciparum 3D7 genome assembly, chromosome: 14 genome contains:
- a CDS encoding proteasome subunit beta type-2, putative: MDTLIGLRGNNFVVLAADTYSINSIIKLKNDDNTKFYDIHGNKCLLLGGSIGDRLQFGEFIRKNVHLYQYQNNTDMFVKSFAFFTRKNLAYYLRRNPFEVNCLIAGYDKKDGYQLYWCDYLSNMDSVNKGAHGYGAYLVSAILDKYYHENLTVDEALDIFKLCFEELKKRFLLTQINYELRIMYDNKVETQYVTV
- a CDS encoding RNA 3'-terminal phosphate cyclase-like protein, putative, which translates into the protein MEFYGSNFFRLRLALSLISGKAITIKNIRKKRKSIIKNGMNNEMDIQEELRKNKDGDNYNKYGLKEYEAKILKLIDKLCDNTTIKINEEGDELYFEPGYLIGNTNEEDSRNMYNMTFHCGKERSITYYLEFLIMIVLFFKNPVNILLKGITDDYIDNNVYTCKIICEHFFKEILKLNEDFLYINILKRSTKPECSGEVHFFMRNIKKINPFDITNVGVVNKISGSILSNNISLMFRNKIMNFAKKQLYHFTPYINIDVQKEDDKKNKNINSHFISFSLFAHTKCNCIYAADICVDELFLKKLKEGINHRDKHEHMQDSSNILEDKQHYMNGNYHTNDENIVPSYTQKDQQNNIITKHINNNLHDVDIYERLGFFISLKMINQIKGLSSVDTNYQWLPLLYMALATDTSVSKITLSIIKPYSITLIRLLRDFFNVVFKIEKVQKSPIHYSYLIQCVGIGYQNIFKKTF